In one window of Zygosaccharomyces rouxii strain CBS732 chromosome E complete sequence DNA:
- the RIM9 gene encoding Rim9p (weakly similar to uniprot|Q04734 Saccharomyces cerevisiae YMR063W) codes for MKLAVKFCLALLTVSLIFQLFAIISTPLSSIPLSTSPGFEYGVFGYCNTNIHKCSSRKIGYSLEFAPHPMPPNKVPTLPSGLKYSVTKLLVVHPLSFAITLTLYVLIFLMSHQQLANSPMFLLSIALFSLPTFLICLLSFLVDLLVFSSDLCWPGWLMLPATIVIAVCCSLLWNLRSTVSIKNYETLQSSRANTIETHSMHDWRDRTRIPSIIRSDDHSKPLLEPELTYTSTID; via the coding sequence ATGAAACTAGCAGTCAAATTCTGTCTAGCACTGCTTACGGTTTCTctcatttttcaattgttcgCGATCATATCAACTCCGCTATCATCTATACCTCTTTCCACTTCGCCGGGTTTTGAATATGGAGTCTTTGGATACTGTAATACTAATATTCACAAATGCAGTTCACGGAAAATCGGTTATTCACTAGAGTTCGCACCACATCCAATGCCACCAAACAAAGTACCTACTTTACCATCGGGCTTAAAATATAGTGTCACCAAATTACTGGTGGTACATCCACTTTCATTTGCTATTACATTGACGTTATACGTACTGATTTTTCTTATGAGTCACCAGCAACTGGCAAATTCTCCCATGTTTCTTTTATCGATTGCACTTTTCTCACTACCCACATTTCTCATCTGCCTATTGTCGTTCCTGGTGGACCTTTTGGTGTTCAGCTCTGATCTATGCTGGCCTGGTTGGTTGATGTTACCGGCTACAATTGTCATCGCCGTTTGCTGCTCCTTACTTTGGAATTTGAGAAGTACAGTTTCAATCAAGAATTACGAAACATTGCAGAGCTCAAGAGCTAATACAATTGAAACTCATTCGATGCACGATTGGAGAGATAGAACAAGAATTCCCTCCATTATTCGTAGCGATGATCATAGTAAACCCCTTCTCGAACCCGAGTTGACTTATACAAGTACTATCGATTGA
- the AEP1 gene encoding Aep1p (weakly similar to uniprot|P32493 Saccharomyces cerevisiae YMR064W AEP1 Protein required for expression of the mitochondrial OLI1 gene encoding subunit 9 of F1-F0 ATP synthase) codes for MPTKPRHIPRNFFLDQKSRYQKNGLTPLPHQIIHPFYTPTRAAELSACSKEVRGKLLEGLKVVPALVTDWKGKPLLRNRFIKFDTVKGVNVWLQGYASRRKEAEGVIYRTLEGQPEKLITPSKLHRSNVPLVDKVTELFGSERTKHLNSAALDSIVDELVNDREKNLFCEDVYIYLLQHHVNSEGKLIAIIESIKSHMEADIDQLKVAETLILQLVLSMQRNRLPVTKELVNAYHQLIDAVNQKFYTNACELQFDPLVTQCILEFHIMSGDLNHSKKLLSHLILNGWALREDLSVKYLQLVESKVRDEDIDTRTLKRFAYISDFRPLLQRAQTPLFFAALVPYCRHFGELYSLLTVITEKVHNTREVFDVTLLSMIEATTHMGKNNRYKSANLYELHRTVLPYYDNNLPAKFVKAFALQFAKFNNWSAIAGFFKQYPSYFTPNSIASLLSASQEGVTDSTNYPGGVVQMRKIFIWEYVLPLYSKMSLRARSSISATFDTPKLFTEAIKQELKLVSAGQADVMNELIAMGYESNLLRFIPATTWEDIFRVPHLVAALKPFSQEIESLSGKAAGATESSQ; via the coding sequence ATGCCCACGAAACCCCGTCATATTCCTAGGAACTTTTTCCTGGATCAAAAGTCCCGGTATCAAAAGAATGGATTGACCCCATTGCCgcatcaaataattcatccATTTTATACACCTACTAGAGCAGCTGAGCTATCGGCATGTTCTAAAGAAGTTAGAGGTAAATTATTAGAAGGTCTTAAAGTGGTTCCTGCACTTGTTACAGATTGGAAAGGAAAGCCATTGCTTAGGAATCGATTTATCAAATTCGATACGGTTAAAGGTGTCAATGTATGGTTACAGGGGTATGCTTCTCGAAGAAAAGAAGCTGAAGGTGTGATATATCGTACTTTGGAGGGTCAACCAGAGAAACTTATAACTCCGAGTAAGTTGCATAGATCCAATGTACCACTTGTGGACAAAGTGACGGAGTTGTTCGGATCTGAACGTACTAAGCATTTGAATTCAGCTGCCCTTGACTCAATTGTGGATGAACTTGTCAATGAtagggaaaaaaatttattcTGTGAAGATGTTTATATATACTTATTGCAACACCACGTTAATTCTGAAGGTAAACTGATAGCAATTATAGAATCAATTAAATCACACATGGAAGCCGATATTGATCAATTAAAAGTAGCAGAAACTTTGATTCTACAGCTCGTTTTATCAATGCAAAGGAACAGGTTGCCCGTCACGAAGGAATTAGTGAATGCATACCATCAGTTGATTGACGCAGtgaatcaaaaattctacaCTAATGCTTGTGAATTACAATTTGACCCTTTAGTAACCCAATGCATATTAGAATTCCATATTATGAGTGGTGATTTGAATCACAGTAAAAAATTACTCAGTCATCTTATTTTAAATGGTTGGGCGCTCAGAGAAGATTTATCTGTCAAATATTTGCAGTTGGTAGAATCCAAAGTACGTGATGAGGATATAGATACAAGAACTTTGAAAAGGTTTGCATACATTTCTGATTTTAGACCTTTATTACAAAGAGCTCAAACACCACTTTTCTTTGCTGCCCTAGTACCTTACTGTAGACATTTCGGTGAGCTTTACAGTCTATTAACTGTCATTACAGAGAAGGTGCATAACACAAGGGAGGTATTTGATGTAACGCTTCTTTCTATGATCGAGGCAACAACGCATATGGGGAAGAACAACAGGTATAAATCTGCAAACCTATACGAACTCCATCGTACTGTTTTACCTTACTACGATAACAATTTACCAGCCAAATTTGTCAAAGCGTTTGCCCTTCAGTTTGCCAAATTCAATAATTGGTCTGCAATCGCAGGGTTCTTCAAACAATACCCATCCTATTTCACACCTAATTCCATAGCTTCACTATTATCAGCGTCACAAGAAGGTGTTACAGATTCTACCAATTATCCAGGGGGTGTTGTTCAGATGCGTAAGATCTTCATTTGGGAGTATGTTCTGCCATTGTATTCGAAGATGTCACTGAGGGCTAGATCATCAATAAGTGCTACTTTTGATACACCAAAGCTTTTCACAGAAGCTATAAAACAAGAGTTGAAACTTGTCAGTGCTGGTCAGGCAGATGTCATGAATGAACTGATAGCTATGGGTTATGAGAGTAACCTGTTACGGTTCATTCCAGCTACTACTTGGGAAGATATCTTTAGGGTTCCGCATTTAGTGGCAGCTCTTAAACCCTTTAgtcaagaaattgaatcacTCAGTGGTAAAGCAGCAGGTGCGACAGAATCTTCTCAATAA